A stretch of the Saccharicrinis carchari genome encodes the following:
- a CDS encoding M15 family metallopeptidase domain-containing protein produces MSIFWTDKRTDLSGSRWEVWERYYQDTMDWPAFKSKVIEFNPSLNNDSRWLFVKGWIYYMPIKQQPTTPEPPSPEIDFDDVKVRSRLIQQLLKMDEKYTGVPDGILKESSLIVISQYEGIKTNWTSEQKAIGFIQLKAKEQHIETGELDGYWGPQTEYAAELLYQILTKGKTEEHWRPEEINEQPSISWPKQYSEAFYSFFGEKGKNLSYLTPPYPHFLSWNTAQQAKKIQCHKKVKESLEKILVTVREHYGLEEIKKMRLDRWGGCFNDRSIRGGSKPSMHSWGIAMDYDPSNNKLRWGRDRAQFAKPEYNKWWQIWEQEGWVSLGRQRNFDWMHVQAARIY; encoded by the coding sequence ACTTAAGTGGTTCCCGTTGGGAGGTTTGGGAAAGGTACTATCAGGATACTATGGATTGGCCGGCTTTTAAAAGTAAGGTAATTGAATTTAACCCTTCTTTAAATAACGATTCGAGGTGGTTATTTGTAAAAGGCTGGATATACTACATGCCCATTAAACAACAACCTACCACACCCGAGCCTCCTAGCCCTGAAATTGATTTTGACGATGTTAAAGTGAGAAGTAGACTTATTCAGCAATTATTAAAAATGGATGAGAAGTATACGGGTGTACCGGATGGAATCCTAAAAGAATCATCGTTGATCGTTATTTCCCAATATGAAGGGATAAAAACAAACTGGACTTCAGAACAAAAGGCCATCGGCTTTATTCAACTAAAGGCTAAAGAACAACACATCGAAACCGGGGAGTTGGATGGTTATTGGGGGCCACAAACAGAATATGCAGCAGAGTTGCTTTATCAAATTTTAACCAAAGGAAAAACAGAAGAGCATTGGCGTCCTGAGGAAATTAATGAGCAACCATCCATATCTTGGCCAAAACAATATTCGGAGGCATTTTATTCCTTTTTTGGGGAGAAAGGAAAAAATCTTAGCTACCTAACTCCGCCTTATCCTCATTTTTTATCCTGGAATACAGCGCAGCAGGCCAAAAAAATTCAATGCCACAAAAAGGTAAAGGAAAGCTTAGAGAAAATTCTTGTTACGGTTCGCGAACATTATGGTTTGGAGGAAATAAAAAAAATGCGACTTGATAGGTGGGGTGGCTGTTTTAACGATAGGTCCATACGCGGTGGGAGTAAACCATCGATGCATAGTTGGGGCATAGCCATGGATTATGACCCCTCAAACAATAAACTACGCTGGGGACGCGACCGCGCTCAATTTGCGAAACCGGAATACAACAAATGGTGGCAAATATGGGAACAAGAAGGCTGGGTTAGCCTTGGCAGGCAGCGCAACTTTGATTGGATGCATGTGCAGGCAGCAAGGATTTATTAA